aaggagaaaagacagagaaggaacAACCCCAGCAAGTAAcagataagaaaaagaaatgggaagagcagagaaaacaCAAGCTCACGAAACAAATGCACATGGAAAGTGCAGAGGGTGTGCAACAAGATGAACTGAAGCagcaaaaggaacaaaatgaaCGAGAATGGAACAAGCTGGAAGAGCAGAAGGTAGACACAGAAGGACAAAATCTTCagcaaaaccaacaagaaaaatcCTTAGAACAGCAACAGGACAAGGATCAGTTGTGTTCTGGAGGGGCTGATAGGCATGTGGTAGAGGAGAAGCTCCAAGAAGGATCAAGATCCCAAAAACTCAAACAGCcagaaaaagggaataaaacagcagaagaagTCCTAGCCCAGAAACTGAAGAGAGAAGTTGAGGCTCAGGAACAAAAGCGAATAGGGGAAGAACTTAGGTGGCAAGAGGTAGATGAAAGACAAACTGCATCCAGACCCTTCACATTTCAAGTGTCTTCTGGAGATAAACAGATCATATTTCAGAAAGTAAATCTGAGTCCAGTCATGCCCGTCAGAGGAGCAGGACTCTCTTCTCCATCCATCAAAGACTGCAGGATGCATGCTTCCAGCAAGGGCTCTCATACACTCCCGTCATCTGTGTGTGTACCCCATACAGCTATTTTGGTTACTGGAGCACAGCTGTGTGGCACAGCAGTTAACTTGAACCAGATAAAGGACACAGCTTGTAAATCATTACTTGGCttaacagaagagagaaaaaatgtggaTATTCCTTCACCAGAGAAggcccagaaaaaaacccaggatcCCAAACCCAGCAGCAGTAAAATGAAATATGCACAAGAGACATTGAACAACCAGGCCGTACTAGCTGAGTGGGCTTCTATCCGCTCCAGGATCCTAAAGAATGCAGAAAACAGCAAATATAACGAGAGAGACCGAGTAAGTGTCTGCAGACACAGTGATGACTGGACACCCCGAGGACGGGGTGCTCCCCATGGTAACTTGAGGAAAACCCTCTCTGCAAATGCGAAGTTCTCGATAACACCAGCATGGCAGAAATTTTCAGAAGCTTCAAAAAACAGTTCAGATGCTGAGAATGTAAGTGCAGCAACAGGCAATGAAACAGTGGCTGTGGGAAGAATCACTGGCTCATCCTCTGATTTGAAGGAGGATGTGGCTTCCACTTTTAAGGATAACTTAGCTGAAAAGGCTAAGGAGAAAATGGAAACCCATAGTGAAATGACAGACAACACAGAAGGCTGTAAATTTGCAAAAGATCTTCCATCTTTCCTTGTTCCAAGTTTTCCTCATTCTCCGAGTAAAGAATTAGCCCAGGCAGAACTTCCCGGTGCTCTGGAAAATCAGCAGAATAACAgcacaaaaaaagcagataaacCAGCAccaaatggagaagaaaatatttctccttttggGATAAAGTTACGAAGGACAAACTACTCTTTACGTTTCCATTATGATCAACaggcagagcaaaggaaaaagaaaagatacagtgCCGGAGATAGTTTTGATGGTGTGCCTGACCCACTAGTTACAACAGAAGGTGAGAAAGAATCCTCTGGTTTTGCTCCACCAGAGAGTACATCCCCTGGCATGGGGAGAGCGAATGTCCCTGGTATTTTAAAAGACTCAAAAGACTCTTCAGTTACTGTGGTGGAGATTTCACAACCAGCATGCACACCAGTGGTCCTACCAGCCACTGGTCAGAGCGCTTTACCCCCTCATGAGAAACCAGCATGCAAGTCACTGGTCCCACAGAAACCTGCTTTAGCTCCAAAGCCCACCAGCCAGACACCACCATCGTCTCCTCTCTCTAAAATGAACAGATCAAACCTAGCTGATATGCTAGGGCAAAGGTTGGTTAAAGCTGAATCGGACGGTGGCTGGAGAAAAGAAGACAGAGCAAATGCAGTGCACCCCACACCATCCAATGAGtacaaaaatgaagaggaagaaatcagagaaaagaaGTCGTTTTTCCCATCTATAAGTATtccatggagagaaaaaaatgacagaaagccTGAGCCATTGAAGAAGGGTAAGTATTTTTCAAAGGTCATTTAGCTATTGTCTGCATTTCCAAAATGAGATACTGGAGGTCCAGAGGAAGACATTTGGCCTTAAGCTAGAATTTTTACCTGACGTTATTTGTGGAGTACCACTACTTTGCTTAGGGTTGTCTGAATGAATGGGACTTCCCATCCCCACAGTTTAATTCAGAAACACACAAACAGCGTGACCAGTGTGACCTGCTTAAGAAAGTTAATTTCAAGGATGTAACTGAAGTGTGTGTGAGTTTTCCTTGGTAGAGATGTTACCTAGTTAGTCGGAGGATGGACTGTCTGTTCCATGTGTAATGGTGTCatcagagcagagggagtcatTTTTATAATTTACATTATGTTGTTTCTATTCTTGAGGGGAATATTATCTAGCTGAAAAAATATTAAGATCTAGGTCCCCTTATAGTGCCTATCCTGGGCAAATTCTCTATCTAACCTGATATAGCTGGGCATAGGAGTCTGCATTTCAGGGGCACTCTTCAGTAATAGAAACAATTACAGTAGCCATAGTGAGCTCTTCAGAGGAGGGTTGAAAGCCCCTGTGTCCTGAAATAGTATTCTGTACAAGAGGAAAAATTACCCTTTCCACATAAGGACACTCAAAAGAGCAAGGCAGGAATTCAGCATTTAATTGGGAAATcccaatttttttccattcttgaaTTTTGCAAGCATCAAGACATTTCTAAAACCGTATCTCAGTGGAattgctgcttattttttcaatttttttacactttttcctttcaattccatttttaaatgagGGTTATGGAAACTAGTTGGAGGCACAGCTGCCGGCCTGGGAGAGCCGGGCCAGTGGAGGGTTTCTGTGCTCACTGAGCTCTGCAGGAGCACCTTTGcaccccagtgctgctccctgccgCTCAGAGCTCTATACTCGGTGCTAGCCCCAATTTCATGCAGGGTACAGAAAGTCAGATGCTCAAGTGacgatttaaaaaaataaacaaaccatttTTTAAGAGGGGCTGCATTTATAGGAGTACATCATTTCAGTGCCCTTTATTTGGCTGAAGTTTGGACTTCTTCCCTTAAATACGGCTGGAAAATCAGGCAACTGCAGTACGTAGTGGCTGGATCCCTTCCATCAGAGGTGTAAACAATCAGTGTATATGTATCATCACTTTCACTTAAATATGTAGTAAACTAGGCTATAGCTCTAAGAGTCCGGGGTAGGCTTTTTCACAAAAAAGGATAAATTTGGACAGCTGTATGAGTGTATTGAATTAGGTCTTATTCTTGAGGCATAAAAACTGTTTCAGGGTTTGACATACAGCCCACGAAGGTCTGTGAATGGCATGGCATTCAATGGGCTTAGCTCCGGAGTGTTCACAAGGTAGAGAAGGTATAACGGTTTGCTTGAGACAGGAGATGTGCATTACTTAACCAATTcttctcatgttttctttcagaaaaaccTGTCCTCCAGAGCAGGCACTCTTTAGATGGCTCTAAACTGATGGAAAAAGTTGAAACTTCACAACCACTTTGGATTACATTAGCgctgcaaaagcaaaagggatTTCGTGAACAGCAAGCTACgagggaggagaggaaacaaGCCAGAGAGGCGAAGCAAGCAGAGAAGCTGgctaaagaaaatgtaaacaatcTTTAGAAACCTGCCCATCAGAAATACTGATAccataattacagtaattttattatgtgaaagggatttttttttttttaatgtttggtttGTAAGATTTCATAAAAGCTAAAATGACAGTGAGTAAAAAGTAGTCTGAAAGTCTGGAGTTCCCTTTTGCAAAACTGAGACCTCCAGGAGAAAATACTGTGCAGTAGTGTGACAATTTTAGGGTAAACTCTGATGCCTTAATATCAGGACGTGGTTAACGGCAATCATAAGCACGACCACTGCACAGGTGATGGAACAGAAAAATTGTATGCAACATGGTTCTTTCAAAGCTTGAGTAAATAAGATGTTACGCCTTAATGCTTGGGGAATAACACCTGGAATACTCATTTATAGGTCAATATAGGTGAATACTAGTaagtttgaatttatttttatcataatgTATTACTTGGATAAATTGTAGATGAATGAAAGAAATGAACTGTCATGTGAAACATCCAACTGCCTAAAGCAGGCACTGAATTCAAGTATCACCtctttcctgttctttaaatAGCTATTTACTATCCATGGTTTTCTATTAGTAAGAAAAACACTTCTACTTACAGTACAGAAGTGATGCTACATAAGCAGTGATGCTGTATATAGATACCACAGATGGTGAAAAGGGAGGTTATGTGGATAACTAAGTATATTTTGATGTTTGTTATGAGACCGAAATTTCTGATGGACACGTGCATAATTACAGACATAGATAATTGGcggaagaaaacagcagtgggTGTGAGGTTGCCCACAGATGCACGCTGTGTTTCAGTGCTGTATTTAACAGGTAGGGCTGGCTCAAACTGTTCAATATTTTGAGTGAAATGACAACATGACAAATttctttgtgttggttttttttttacagtctttaaTAACTGCTAGTTTTAGAAGTATCAGAGTGTTTTGAGTCTTTGCCgaaaaggaaggttaaggaaAGGACAGGTGATGAATGAAAGCATGAAGTGTGACATTTCTTACTTGTAGCCACTACATGACAGACTATTTCTCATTTagcagttttccttctctcttctagGCTGCTGTAAGTAATCAGTCAgataataaaagcagcagcagcaaaacaagcACACTGCAGAAATCTACACCtcaagaaggggaaaagaaaattgagACTGCTGTGTCAAGACTAGAAAGAAGGGAGCAGCTAAAAAAGTCAAACACCCTTCCAACTTCTGTGACAGGTACAGTGAGAGATTCAGATTTACTCTAGGAATAATGCACTTCAGAAATGGTACTGCGTGTTTTGAGAAAGTGAATGaacggggttttttttccctcatgtaTTATCCCTAGGAttacaaatgcatttgttttcagcACGGAACAATGCAACTTGTCCCAGTCTCATGTGCTGGCCGTTACACTGGAAGTACATCGTTTTAACAGGTTTTCACCAGGTTCCCCAGGTTATCAAGGTTGCACTACTGCATTTCCTTAGAACTGCCCCAGttccagttaaaaaaatcagGCTGTTTCCCCAAGCCATATCCAACAGTATTTTTGGAACATGACTAACGCACATTAGAGGGATTTGATTTACTGTAAATTGCAATTGCAGTACTGTTTTGCCTTTAGGTTGGGGGTTAGCACAGAGGGGGAATGATACTTAACTTCTACAAAGTGTATTTTCGTAGGAAATGAAGCATATCGTGTTCCCACACCTCCCAGTTTGCCAAGGAGAAATACTCACCCCAGAATATTTGGAACGAGTAGTCTCATTTCATTCAAAAATGCAAAAACTAATCAATTCAGGTAGCCTGTCACTTTGAATTTAGGACTTCTCCTCCCAGTCAAGTATTTGGTATGGAAGACTGGAACCAGAACCTACTACTTTATCTGTCACTTCAGTTAAGCTGAAACAATTACGTATTCAAAAGGCAGGCACATTCCTTCCCCAAAGGGCATAGTATTTGGGGCGGTGTAAGGTGATTGTTGAAACAGAGACTTGCTGAATATTTCTCTAGCCAACATTAGTCCTAGGCAAAAGGTTTTGTAGAAGAGTGCAGGTAGGTGTCAAAGAAACCTTTTTACAAGTTGCCCAGTAAATAGCGTGGGCTTCTTCGAAAGTAAATCCACATATCAGCTGAATCTATTCAGTACCACTCCAAGCCAAGAATTATGGAATGCAACTATTGAAAGCAACGAGGTAATTAATTTACCTGACCTGTAATAGTAAAGGCTAAAAAAACAGTGCTCCTCCGGCATTACAGACgttccaagctgaacaacccccaCGTGTGCCTATATTCCGTTGGTTCAGCAGCTGCATGTCCACACTGCAGCTGCACGCCAGCGCGGATATCCCTGAGAATTTTACTTGCAACGCCttgggttggactaggtgatctttaaaggtcccttccaacccaaaccattctaagATCTCACATAGATTGCCCAAAACTTTCATGCTCCCTGTTAGCCTGCTTCCAGTGTCCAAACTGGCTTTGGAGGTGGGCAGCTGGAGAAGCTTTACAGCATTCCTGCCAAGCTGTAAGAGGGCTCTGTTGCAGCCCTACCCCAAAAGATTCAGCAGTATGATGCTATGCTGCACACAGTCAATGCTAGCTGAAATCAAACTCTAGCACAATAGATGATGCCAGATTAGATCAAAGAAGGGCCAAAACCCAATTATCCTTGGTTGATCTGTCTGCACTAGAATGAGAGTTTCAGGAGGAAATTCGGGAGGAATTACCAGTTTTGAGTTACCTGAAGTGAAAGCATAGAACTGTGTTGGCCCTAAAGGAAATAGCGACTGGATTTCCATGTGATTACTGGCTACACTTGGAGCCAGGTAGCCGTTATCAACGATACAAATATACTACATACAAGTATTTGTTTATTATGGATGATGACACTGATTCGGGTTTCCCACAATTAGGAGAGCACTTAAGGCAGAAGACCAGGCTAgaacatgtttaaaataaaagtttcccGAGTCCTCCTCTAAGGACAttaaaaaaccacccaaaacttTCAGAGTTGCACTTGAGTCTTGTACAACAGGAACTGATAAGAGGGTGTAACCTTTAAAATAGCATAAATTACCataacctttaaaataattagCTTTTCAAAGTGTCTATCTACAGCAATAGCTGCTACTACTGTTCATTTACTTATAGCTAAAAATAcatgattaaagaaaaataaacgaTTTTTGCCATCTAtgcaattttaaagctttttaaaacattcaaaacctgaaaatgaaatgcaactaAAAGTAATTTGGCCTGAATATgaacttttaacaaaaaaaaagctttttggctcataaaaaaataaaagatgtaagAGGGGATTAGTGAGGAGTTATTTTGTAACTAAGATTTTTGGAGTTGCTCCATAGATTTCCGATAGGACTCATTTCTACCCAGGCTGCCTTCAAGGGCATTCGCTGTCCCACAATTAAACAACCTTCCCACCTGACTTCTACAATATACTTCTACAGTTCTGCCCTGTAAAGTTGCTTGTTAGAAATCAGTTGCTTACCCAACACATTTTTCCCGCTGAGACAACTGTTTGTCTTAAATATActattttcaagaaaatgtgACAAACAGCTATTGGAGAAAGCTGGTTCATTTCTTCTTCAGGATAGTCTCATGGGAGTGGTTAACTGAGGCAGAAAACTATAGGACCgctttcttctctgtgcttatTTAAGAACTCTAATCTGAAGAGGCAATCTAAATCCTACTGAATACAGTCGGGTTACACGTGTTCAGCAGCTGCAttaccaaagagaaaaaaaaatccggATTTCCCATTGTTTGCTACATTGCAGATGTAATTAAAATAGTTTGTGTAAAGAAGACGACTGGCAAAttggaaatgttttctctggATCTCACAGCGACTGAAAATTTTGTCCCTATTTTTGTGAGTTACATTACTTGGAGTCACCTCTGAAAAAGGAAACTCGGCTCCTCCTAACTCGATTATTTTGCAAATACAATAAAAAGTAAGATTTAACTAAAAGGGTTGGAAATAAATATGAAGTGTTAGATCAGAACGTCTTCACAGAAAAGACGCAAAATCTCTAGAATCCTGCAGCAAAGTACAGGGTTCaactaatgtttttttttctcttcccctccccaccccatcaAAAACAGTGGAAATTTCAGATTCTGTTCCGTCAACCCCACCGGCAAAGGAGGTGGCCAAGAGATTCTCTACGCCTGATGCTAACCCTGTGTCAACAGAACCAGCCTGGCTTGCGTTAGCcaagaggaaagcaaaagcctGGAGTGACTGTCCACAGATCATAAAGTAAACTGTAAAATTACATCTCTATTGCTGACTATTAATTGCtttatttattcagctttttacacatgacaaaactgaaaatgcatgTACTGAAGGACTGAAAACTGAACTGATTACCATTTTGCTCTAGCTCACTGTAAAGTCTACTCAAGTCATATATTCCATTGCTTTGACAAATAGCTCAGTGACGTCACGGCAAAAATTTCAGAGCCAGACTCTCAAAAATTTAAGAATGTTCAGCTGCTGGATGTAAATTTTAGCGAGTATCATAAAAAGGGCTGGAACTTCAGTTCGGAAGCTCCTTAAATTCTGTGAGTATTCGGTTCTGGAATTTTAGATCTCTACACTTAAGTGGagatctcaattttttttcaacacTCCATTGTTTAAAATTAAGGCAAGATGCATGTTCCCTTCTcttattcctaatttttttttaagtgttaaacGGTATGAACTGTCAGTTCTACCTGCTATTTGAAAGCTTCTTCCCTAATGAAGAACTTCGGGAGACATCTTTCCACCTGCAAATGATAAGAAGAAAGATGGTACCATCCAAATGCTGGGGTAATTTCTTTCATCATAGGATTAATACACTGTATGAATATTCCCTCACTCCTAGGAAGAAAACAATTCATCCTACTTAACAAAAAAACACTATTTAAACAAAAGTCAGAAAGTTTTCAGAAGGAAGCCAGGGAGTCGGTGTTTATTCTTGTCATTTAAGTGCATCGCTGTTTGTGCTTGGCCATATTTAAGATGCACAGAGACAGTGATTGCAGATTGTAACTGTAAATCAATCGATTGGAACTAAAGTAAGTAAAACTATTCCTGTGCTCACGTAGCTGTAGAATTAGTAAGTTCCCACAGGAGTAAGACTTGCAGAACTGAAGTTAACTGAGAACTGAAAGCTAAGTCAGCGAGAGTCTCAAGAGTTTTAACTCTGCGTTCTTCCTGATTTTACTCCACGTGCAATTTCGGGTAGTTCAGATAACTTCCTGTACTTTGACCAATACAGCCAGAACGCTTCAGGAAGAAGTTTACTCACCCCATCTCAGGTATCTGCTGTGGCAATTGAACACACTATTATTTCTTGTAACTAAAAGAGAAATGTTCACCCCCTCCCTCTTACAAAAAAGGATAAAGTCCATAATGCAATAAAAATTTTACTATCCTCAACATCCCACAGAAATAGCTaggtcaacattttaaaaagtcactctAGTAAATGAATCTGTAACACACCTGAGTTTGTTTTACAAGGAAGTCTTTAACAAATTTGAACATCTCCTTCTTATAACCATAAGGCTCAAAGGAACCTTTAAGCCTACAACATCATAAAGGGAGACATTTTCATGAGAAGAAATTGCATCATTATAGAATGATACCACATAGGTTTCATGGAAGTATTTTAGCCAAACTGCTGTAGGCAGCATGAGGAGTAGCACTTTAAATTatgcagaaaacagaatgaaaccTGCCATATCCACCCGTTCCAAGAATCAAAAAGGACTTGTCAGCAAAAGTCAATATTGAATACACTATTTCCcaccaaacagaaaacaatggtTCAGTATTATGGTTACAATAGCACAAACACAATGGACATGTTAGATTGAGTAGATGCGCAGCAGCaagatgggtttttttgggtcTCTTAAGCCATCAGTTTTgctgtttcatatttaaaacCAGAATCTCCACAGTAACTTTTTACccttaatatatttaaaatgttttatacagAGATGGGGTAATGCTGCTCTCAAatgcttggggggaaaaaaaacaaacaagccaacaCTTAACGCCTTCAAAGTCAAATCGCTGCAAGCTTATCTGAAGAAAGAATTGGGCCCATAATTATTTTTGCTCTGCTAGCACCATGAATTAGTGCTTCTGAAGTTAAATTTACACTTTTTCTGAGTTTATAAGCCTGCAGTATGTATTTGTAATTACAAGAACTAAACTGCCTGAAATCCATCTTTATGATCATTTCTTGGGGGAAGGAGCCAGGCAGAAATATGGGGAAGGTGAAATAAATCGGGATTAAGGAATTAAAGATACTGGCATTCTGAAAAGCATAGCAAAATTAGGTGCTATTGTGCATGACATAAGGATGCAATTTTCCAATACAATACATTTATAGCACATAGAATAGAGCTTTCATTAAGGATGGTCTTAATCTAAAGCTTCAAAGCAGAGGGTTTTTTCCAACCATAAAGGTATCTAGTGTAATAATGGAAACTGTATTATGTACAGTACTTGGTGGAAACATTTCTAAAGTGTACATGTTCAACAGTCACATTTCATGTTAAATTAACAAAGATTTGCACTAAATACCCATGAAGTGAAGTGTTACTTTGCTTTAGAGCTTTGTTGCAACCATTTCTGATAAAGTGTTggaaatctgtaaaaataaaaccaaaacattactACTGagtttaaaacagcaaaaatgttttaagaaccGAACAAACCACTATGTAGTATATTGTCTCAATTTTTTGTAACTTATATACACAAAATACCATTTCTTCTGACAAGGTTATATAATATTAACCTCTATGTTCATATAGTAATGTATAAAAACTATAAGATGTATAATTGTGGGGTATTTGTTGtgtact
This region of Aptenodytes patagonicus chromosome 4, bAptPat1.pri.cur, whole genome shotgun sequence genomic DNA includes:
- the CRACD gene encoding capping protein-inhibiting regulator of actin dynamics, producing the protein MINLFKKPYKKKAGKFQPFKKLFGKRKKREPTSDCEEAKLKPSHSFGNVCNGTFSSDEEPNSGLRSSHYSMGSRAFSHDSIFIPDGRTESEQAIQAMSQENVLGKVKTLQQQLAKNIKFGQPPQMTVSVRTMGEANASMEEDALLKSPMEIEAPQDTVISDSGNKSTDTPALLRTMNLPGTRHEVEEKVTPVKSSRPKRQFSCSGTIETINLDAVPQAVARLDNSAAKHKLSVKPKKQRVSRKHKRLTKGSQSLTITEFEPEDLETQLYGDRYPGYNGHIIADKLIQNRDEQKQLQLAEEKRIEDRWGIFEAERIRQIVEMEEQREMEEQKCQELEQMQKEQERRHCEEERQYLLEGETSLKIEEQTCHKEERRLLEAEKRQELEKQRQKELEEQQRQELEEQKLQEQEEQQRRELQEQKRQEREERQRRELEEQKLQEQEEQQRRELQEQKRQEWEERQRRELEEQKLQEQEEQQRRELEEQKLWEQEEWRCQELEERKRQELEEQKHQEWEEQRRKELEEKQRRELEEQKRLELEELRQHEIEKQCQEEEERNWLEEQKDLEQNKEEKQRQELEELQEAEIKLKQEKEADSLKQQKKQEEQRQHLKEKGEKTEKEQPQQVTDKKKKWEEQRKHKLTKQMHMESAEGVQQDELKQQKEQNEREWNKLEEQKVDTEGQNLQQNQQEKSLEQQQDKDQLCSGGADRHVVEEKLQEGSRSQKLKQPEKGNKTAEEVLAQKLKREVEAQEQKRIGEELRWQEVDERQTASRPFTFQVSSGDKQIIFQKVNLSPVMPVRGAGLSSPSIKDCRMHASSKGSHTLPSSVCVPHTAILVTGAQLCGTAVNLNQIKDTACKSLLGLTEERKNVDIPSPEKAQKKTQDPKPSSSKMKYAQETLNNQAVLAEWASIRSRILKNAENSKYNERDRVSVCRHSDDWTPRGRGAPHGNLRKTLSANAKFSITPAWQKFSEASKNSSDAENVSAATGNETVAVGRITGSSSDLKEDVASTFKDNLAEKAKEKMETHSEMTDNTEGCKFAKDLPSFLVPSFPHSPSKELAQAELPGALENQQNNSTKKADKPAPNGEENISPFGIKLRRTNYSLRFHYDQQAEQRKKKRYSAGDSFDGVPDPLVTTEGEKESSGFAPPESTSPGMGRANVPGILKDSKDSSVTVVEISQPACTPVVLPATGQSALPPHEKPACKSLVPQKPALAPKPTSQTPPSSPLSKMNRSNLADMLGQRLVKAESDGGWRKEDRANAVHPTPSNEYKNEEEEIREKKSFFPSISIPWREKNDRKPEPLKKEKPVLQSRHSLDGSKLMEKVETSQPLWITLALQKQKGFREQQATREERKQAREAKQAEKLAKENAAVSNQSDNKSSSSKTSTLQKSTPQEGEKKIETAVSRLERREQLKKSNTLPTSVTVEISDSVPSTPPAKEVAKRFSTPDANPVSTEPAWLALAKRKAKAWSDCPQIIK